Genomic window (Mycosarcoma maydis chromosome 5, whole genome shotgun sequence):
GTTATGGGTGGTCACGCATCGCTCGCGCGGGTGGAGCTTAGTTGAACCCTTGCCGATCGACACGGATCTACAGATAGTATTCTGacatcattcacgattctcgtTGTTCCATCGTGTTTGGCAATTGACTCTACCGCTCACCCAGCGTCGTagatgctcgacgtgcAGAACAGTCCGGAAGCATTGAATGCAATTCAGTAAGGACGAGGTGGCACATGCACTCATTCTCTCTTCTCACAAGAGTGTGAGTATGTAGTTGCAAAGAACATGGTTAGACTCCATTCCAGTTTTGTATCATGTCCAACAAGACTGCTTCGATAGCTGTGAGAGCGGTGCATCGCAATCCAACATGTGCGCCTGCTGTTGGGTATCGGTCGATTCACAATAGATCGATAGATCACGAGATGGTGATAAAAGATTGCTACATGGGTACCATGTATAAGAAGCTCTACTTGCGCTTGCCCTTTCCCTTGCCACCctttgacgacgaagacggcGACTTGAACTTGCCATTGATCTTGGAAATCTCTTGTGAAGAAAGTTTGAGTGTTCCACCCTGGAACTTTCCGATCCCCATACCCAATCCCCTCTGGCGTTTCCTGGTTTCCCTCTTGAGGCCCATCTCGGTCGCCGTGGCCTGACTCGAGTAggcctgcttgagcgaggGATGCCAGGTACCCAATTCTTTAGCCTTCTCCCTCTCCTTGTCTCTCCTCTctcctgctgctttgcGCATACCTTGTCGGATCGCTGCGGGTGCTTTTGAGAGCTGCTGTCGTTTCAGCTCGTTTTCTCCCCATCCCCGTCCGATCGCTTGGCCTTTTCGTTGTGACTCGGACGCGGACAGCTCCATGATTCGTGCAATGGTGTCGTTCGAGGATAGATTGGATTTGCCTTTCGAGGTATTGCCCGTACCAGGTGCAAACAGAGTGGTGGACAGCAGTTCTGACAGCAACCGGTCGTTGGCGACCAATTgcttctcttcctcttcctccgccGTAGTCAGCTTTGCGGTCACAGCTTGATCTTCGTCGGCGATCTTGCCAATCTTGGACGACATGAACGCCTTCCAGCCCTTCTTGGcgtccttgagctcgtccgCATCGGCATGTGATTCGCCTCCAAAGACGACTGTCTCCACCACCCTTGATTTGGGCGCCTTCTttttgctgttgttgctctgcttggatccgcttgcagctgagctcgatgatgcACCTGCTGGTCCGTCAGACGGCTTCGTAGATCCGAACAAGAcgtccatctcgtcttgctctctcACTTGCGGAACCTCGACTTCGGCTGAGTCAGATTGTTGTGCTGCTAAAcgtttgcgcttcttgcctGACAGCCTCTTCTTGTCAGAAGTAGTTTCCTCTGCAGAGTCGCCTGCTCGTGGCAGATCGAAGGAGGAAAGAAAGGTATTGCCAAATGCTTCTAGTTGTGCCAGCTGTGCTGCTCTCTCTTCACTAGTTTGCTCGTCTGGCTGTTCTGTGACGTGGTCcgctttgcgcttgcccTTTCCCTTGAGGTCGAgtttcttgctcttgacaAAGCTCATCGTGAGAGCAGATGGTTGTGCCCGCTGAACGAGCATGTATAGAGAATGATGATGAAATAGCTGAAACCgtccaagaagaaagcaTTTCCTAATCAAAACTCAAAATTAATCAAATCGAGGGTTTTCCGTCTTCCGGGAATCGAATGTGTCTGCCTTTCTGGTggcacattcgtgattcacgattcatttTTCTTTGTTCTTTTCCGATCCACTTTTGatttcttcttctttctgCACAAAAGGGAAAAGAAAAAATTATTACAAGGCAAAAAACCTCCACTCTGTTTCTCGACTTGAAGAGCAAAGACACATGACACGATCTAGACGAGCTGCCATCACATTGTACCCTTCGCCAGCCGCATCCCGTGAAGAAGCGCAATGAGCCGTCAATCAGCGCACGATCTGGCGCTGCTGTACAGCTTGCAGCTTGTACGCCAGCTCTCTACGAccagcagcgctgctggcatTTCCGCCCGCCTACGCAAGCAGTGGCGCGGTCCTTCTCGTCCGCAGACGGcatcagcctcagcctcatcttcatcttcatctACAGCTTCATCAGCGACAGCTTCCGCTTCGTCGAGTCCAGAGACAGCGCCCAGTCCCCActcttcagcatcgtcacGCCAGCGGCATTCTGCATTCCGAGCGCTACGCCAATCGTCCCGACCAAATGTGCAAACGTCATCATCAGTGTCATCATCGCTGAAATTCATCGAAAGCGCAAGAAAGGGCAAAGAACGAGACTCGTCGCACCCTAGAACAGCTTCATCTGCCGCAGACCATTCGGCTTCGTTGATTAAAGAGCTTCACGCGCTTGAcgaccagctcgatgctctcCAAAGCCAGGCATTCTCCATCTCGCAGCGGCTCAGGAAGTTGGCTTCTAGGCGTAGTAGTAGTGCTGACCAGCTAGAAGAGACCTGGGGTCCAGATCGTCTCTCTGCTccttgccgagctgagACACGGGAAAATGAAAGCAAAGCCATCTGGTCCGCATCTGGGTCTGCTTCTGAatcgtcctcttcgtccagACGCACCGCCGACAAAAGCTCAGCTGACGAGCCTAAAACAAAGCTCCTCTTTGGcaacgagctgcttgcgtcTTCCAATCTACGCTGGCGCGATGGAAAGGGCAAATTGATCCAAAGTCTTGTTTACAGTGGACCTTTCGCAGACGAACAGAAGAAATGGACGGAATCCATCACGGGCAGTGTCACCCCGAAAAGCGTGCCTGTCGACAAGGTGGCTCCTCTGCGCGAGATGCAAGTGGCTACACTAGCACATGGGCTTGACCGGGTGCTCTTCAATCCAGGCATCTACTGGCTTCGGGATCCTCGTTCGGGCATCTACAACTTTGATCCTCGCATCAAAGACATTCTGGACGTCGACCTGTTCGATTACGCTGCGCTGCCGCCGTACGTCACTTCGAGCATGGACCCGGAACTGGCAACGCTGACACAAAGGCACCAGAAAAAGTACTGCGGCAGCACATCTTCCATGACGTCGCTCTTGAGCCAGTGCTACTTTCTCATCTCCGGTTGGCGGAATCCGGATGTAAGTGGGTTCTCTGCACCTTTTGCCGGTCTGCCGAGCGGCTTCAGCGTCGGAGCAAAGCTGCCTGCTTCTATCGTGCTGCATTACAAGGACGGGTACTACGCCATCGACGCAGACAAAACCGCGGCAGGAGAAGCGGAGAACAGCAACTACGTGCTCACCTCTCTCGGCAAGAGCATGGAAAAGATGCTCACCGCTACACCGGAGGAGTATGCCAAATACATGCGCATCAACTCATGCAAGCTCACACAAGAGGAAAAGACGAAACCGGAAGCGTACCATTATGCATGCACGGACAAAATCATGATGCGGTCGCAGCTCGATTGTCACGATGACCGCTTGCCGCGCAAGACATTTGACCTAAAGACGCGCGCTTCGATCGGCATCCGAAACGACCGCGCCAACTACGTGGAAGGATCAGGATATCAGATCCGTCGAGCGACGGGTGTGTTGGAGAGTTTCGAGCGCGAGTACTTTGACATGATCCGCGCCGCTTTTCTCAAGTATAACTTCCAAGCGAGGATTGGCCATATGGATGGAATCTTTGTCGCTTACCATACCACTTCGACCATCTTTGGATTCCAATACATCCCCGTCGAAGAGATGAACGAGCGGCTGTTTGGAAGTCAGCAGATGGCGGACCAGGCGTTCAAGTTGAGCTTGGGGGTGATGGAAAAAGTGCTCGATGCAGCTACGAGCATGTTTGTGGAGCAAACGTTGAAGATCACTGTAGAGACCAAGGAGAAAGGCGACGTGGGGATGACGGTGTATGTTGAGCCTGCTGATGCTAGCAGCTGGTCGCACCGGCAAGCCGAACGTAAGCGTACGATTGCGCAGCTGGACATCAGTGTGGACAGGTATCTGGATGGCGGACTCATGCTTGGACCCGTCGACTTTTCGTATCTCCCAGGACGACGAATCGATCCGCTatcggacgacgagatcgaacGACGCATGCGAGCCTCTCTACCTGCGGTACGCTGGGAGATCGATTACTCGATTTCTCCGCGACCCGATCTGACCGAGTCCAAGATCCGTTCGAACCTAGAAGCGGTACGTGCCAAACAGGCGAGCTTGAACTCGCTCATCCTTCCCAACGTCGAAGCGCTCAACGCTCGCGAACAGTACCGCACCGAACAACTCGCCAAGAACCCCGATGCTCTGCAGCGATTCTTGCAAGAGCGAAAAAGCGGTGTAGCCGCAGGCATGCCTTTGGCTCCCGGACAGCTATCTGCTGAGAATGCTGCTTCTCAATCGCCATCCACACCTCCACCAGCAGAAACCAGCGACGCTTCCTCGAGCAATACTGTGCTACCAGACGACGTGCTCAAACCGATCGAACCAAACGACACATCTCCACGTCGCAAGCAGGCCGAATCGCGCTTCGTCAGGATGCGAAACGCCAGAACATTGCGTTTGAGGGAGCTGGCAAAGCTGGGCGCAAAGGACGCAAATCACAACAAGAGCCTAGACAAGTTGATTCTGTACCAGCCTAGATCCTAGAATCCTAGCACCAGTCACGATCAAACACAATCAACAATTCTCTCCAAAGCGTGTCGTACGCTTCAAAATCCCAGTCGTCACTGTGACTACTGCTCGGTTCCATGCTCCAGTGTCCTTGTCTTGCTGCACCAGTGCTATCACAAATCTGCTCCAAGTCTTTTCACACCGTTCAAAAGCTTATCTTTGGTGGCAGCATATCATGTGTTACTTTGTATCTCAACATGCCTCTCGTGCCTTCCAATGCTGCAGTCATTCCGTCAATCAATCAAATTTCGCTCACACATGATACAAAGGTGTTTACGGAGATGCTCGAGTGTTTTTGTATTGGCGCAAAGACTCGCCTTTGGCTCTGTGTTGA
Coding sequences:
- a CDS encoding uncharacterized protein (related to PET127 - component of mitochondrial translation system), producing MSRQSAHDLALLYSLQLVRQLSTTSSAAGISARLRKQWRGPSRPQTASASASSSSSSTASSATASASSSPETAPSPHSSASSRQRHSAFRALRQSSRPNVQTSSSVSSSLKFIESARKGKERDSSHPRTASSAADHSASLIKELHALDDQLDALQSQAFSISQRLRKLASRRSSSADQLEETWGPDRLSAPCRAETRENESKAIWSASGSASESSSSSRRTADKSSADEPKTKLLFGNELLASSNLRWRDGKGKLIQSLVYSGPFADEQKKWTESITGSVTPKSVPVDKVAPLREMQVATLAHGLDRVLFNPGIYWLRDPRSGIYNFDPRIKDILDVDLFDYAALPPYVTSSMDPELATLTQRHQKKYCGSTSSMTSLLSQCYFLISGWRNPDVSGFSAPFAGLPSGFSVGAKLPASIVLHYKDGYYAIDADKTAAGEAENSNYVLTSLGKSMEKMLTATPEEYAKYMRINSCKLTQEEKTKPEAYHYACTDKIMMRSQLDCHDDRLPRKTFDLKTRASIGIRNDRANYVEGSGYQIRRATGVLESFEREYFDMIRAAFLKYNFQARIGHMDGIFVAYHTTSTIFGFQYIPVEEMNERLFGSQQMADQAFKLSLGVMEKVLDAATSMFVEQTLKITVETKEKGDVGMTVYVEPADASSWSHRQAERKRTIAQLDISVDRYLDGGLMLGPVDFSYLPGRRIDPLSDDEIERRMRASLPAVRWEIDYSISPRPDLTESKIRSNLEAVRAKQASLNSLILPNVEALNAREQYRTEQLAKNPDALQRFLQERKSGVAAGMPLAPGQLSAENAASQSPSTPPPAETSDASSSNTVLPDDVLKPIEPNDTSPRRKQAESRFVRMRNARTLRLRELAKLGAKDANHNKSLDKLILYQPRS